One stretch of Actinacidiphila sp. DG2A-62 DNA includes these proteins:
- a CDS encoding aKG-HExxH-type peptide beta-hydroxylase, giving the protein MLIDDADPYRDDDGHSGPYALAALDRLDDAGHARWRTAWQDAQPWLRLGDGARARETAALLDAFVPLGGSPTAQCSATKHDAFGALLTTVPRSGVELAATLVHELQHAKLLALSGVTPLHTAGDRAVYWAPWRRDPRPFDGLLQGAYAHLALADFHLAVATATADPAVRDTAWADHCRCRQQVGAALPQLQGSSRLTPHGRALIGAMSAHHARMQLHRPPEGHLARATAYVETARALWDKQRARATGPAAPGR; this is encoded by the coding sequence GTGCTGATCGACGACGCCGACCCGTACCGCGACGACGACGGGCACAGCGGTCCGTACGCGCTGGCCGCCCTGGACCGGCTGGACGACGCCGGGCACGCGCGGTGGCGCACCGCGTGGCAGGACGCCCAGCCGTGGCTGCGGCTCGGCGACGGCGCCCGGGCCCGCGAGACCGCCGCGCTGCTCGACGCGTTCGTGCCGCTCGGCGGCTCGCCCACCGCGCAGTGCAGCGCCACCAAGCACGACGCGTTCGGCGCGCTGCTGACCACCGTGCCGCGCTCCGGCGTGGAGCTGGCCGCCACGCTGGTGCACGAGCTCCAGCACGCCAAGCTGCTCGCCCTGTCCGGCGTCACCCCGCTGCACACCGCGGGCGACCGGGCCGTCTACTGGGCCCCCTGGCGGCGCGACCCGCGGCCCTTCGACGGCCTCCTCCAGGGCGCCTACGCCCACCTCGCGCTCGCCGACTTCCACCTCGCCGTCGCCACGGCCACCGCGGACCCGGCGGTGCGCGACACCGCGTGGGCCGACCACTGCCGCTGCCGCCAGCAGGTCGGGGCCGCCCTGCCGCAGCTCCAGGGCTCCAGCCGGCTGACCCCGCACGGCCGCGCGCTGATCGGCGCCATGAGCGCCCACCACGCCCGGATGCAGCTGCACCGCCCGCCCGAGGGACACCTGGCCCGCGCCACCGCCTACGTGGAGACCGCCCGGGCCCTGTGGGACAAGCAGCGCGCCCGCGCGACCGGCCCCGCGGCCCCCGGCCGCTGA
- the fxsT gene encoding FxSxx-COOH system tetratricopeptide repeat protein, with product MAGGRNTAAAASGRGPVTISFAGYNRAWAAWIAHRLERQGHQVRMQRWDLNPGDSIEQGYRDLLLADGLVLVVLSEWYFRLGNRSHDEWNAVLREIVPPNADRFAAVSVTPAALPSAVASMGAADLWGLGAAEAERRLLSRLGIASPRSATAAGNSDTLGGGGPRFPLEQPAVWGGVPRRNTRFTGRESLLGDLHQQLLQAEPGAGVAALHGLSGVGKTQIATEYVYRFGPEYDAVWWVRASERGTLREKLAGLAPALGLVTGREYGERLRAVRDALRRGDPYFRWLVVLDGADQPDEIHDLVPSGPGHVLITSQNRDWGEHNSSLIEVPVYDRDESVAFIRRRAPRLDDQDADKLAEALGDLALALDQNAGALNDSTMPVDDYIALLQRGAVEPGLKVAADFQMTYYTAFSILLNRLREDKQEAVDLLRLCVFFAPGPIPVRLLRDLTIRDVPEQLAALLDDPLLWNAAIGKLTQWSVIQSDPQEIISDESPGSTEVVQMHRLVYQAVRADMGEQERATYSRVVRKLLAAADPGRPTDTRLWPRYAEIVPHLEASGALESTNPEIQVTVLNCLNYLYLSGEYRTGLRIAALTEEGWNRALEPGDPRRFDLAHHRANLMRATGDYVATEALDRSVYERLRAERGNDDLLSIRAAGSLSADLRALGRYDEALELADFARRAYAQLVGENDFRTLSAQNNIALALRLLGRYQEALELDQQTMETRRELFRDRNNWTLSSENSYAQDLRLLGRYEQAISVQERNCEVHRTVMGADNPQTLRAEHNLALCYQRGGDRPRAGLLMSRLLERCQRVLGDTEPLTVGVTVTLSTYEREHGDLDRARELGEFALHHYRSRFGDAHPYTAGTLANHGLVLRAAGERQQSQIQVEAALTAMTAAVGPDHPWTLGCALNAAAARNFAGDPESAVELSRITADTAAATLGKDHPLTLSARIALATDMRNLRRRQEADKIEEETLAALADRLGAQHPHTVSARARTRPYWDFEPFTT from the coding sequence ATGGCCGGAGGGCGGAACACCGCGGCAGCGGCATCCGGGCGGGGGCCCGTGACCATAAGCTTCGCCGGCTACAACCGCGCCTGGGCGGCCTGGATCGCGCACCGCCTGGAGCGCCAGGGCCACCAGGTGCGCATGCAGCGCTGGGACCTCAACCCCGGCGACAGCATCGAGCAGGGCTACCGCGACCTGCTGCTCGCCGACGGCCTGGTGCTGGTCGTGCTCAGCGAGTGGTACTTCCGGCTGGGCAACCGCAGCCACGACGAGTGGAACGCGGTGCTGCGTGAGATCGTGCCGCCCAACGCCGACCGGTTCGCCGCCGTCTCGGTCACCCCCGCCGCGCTGCCCAGCGCCGTCGCCTCGATGGGCGCCGCCGACCTGTGGGGCCTGGGCGCCGCCGAGGCCGAGCGCCGGCTGCTGTCCCGGCTCGGCATCGCGTCCCCCCGCTCCGCCACCGCCGCCGGCAACTCCGACACCCTCGGCGGCGGCGGTCCGCGCTTCCCGCTGGAGCAGCCCGCGGTGTGGGGCGGCGTGCCCCGGCGCAACACCCGCTTCACCGGCCGCGAGTCGCTCCTCGGCGACCTCCACCAGCAACTCCTGCAGGCCGAGCCCGGCGCGGGCGTCGCCGCCCTGCACGGCCTGTCCGGCGTCGGCAAGACGCAGATCGCCACCGAGTACGTCTACCGCTTCGGCCCCGAGTACGACGCGGTGTGGTGGGTGCGCGCCAGCGAGCGCGGCACCCTGCGCGAGAAGCTCGCCGGCCTGGCCCCGGCGCTCGGCCTGGTTACCGGCCGCGAGTACGGCGAGCGGCTGCGCGCGGTGCGCGACGCGCTGCGCCGCGGCGACCCGTACTTCCGCTGGCTGGTGGTCCTCGACGGCGCCGACCAGCCCGACGAGATCCACGACCTGGTGCCGTCCGGACCCGGCCATGTGCTGATCACCTCGCAGAACCGCGACTGGGGCGAGCACAACAGCTCGCTGATCGAGGTGCCGGTCTACGACCGCGACGAGTCGGTGGCCTTCATCCGCCGGCGCGCCCCCCGGCTGGACGACCAGGACGCCGACAAGCTCGCCGAGGCCCTCGGCGACCTCGCGCTCGCCCTGGACCAGAACGCCGGCGCGCTCAACGACTCCACCATGCCGGTCGACGACTACATCGCGCTGCTCCAGCGCGGCGCCGTGGAACCCGGCCTGAAGGTCGCCGCCGACTTCCAGATGACCTACTACACGGCCTTCTCGATACTCCTCAACCGCCTGCGCGAGGACAAGCAGGAGGCCGTCGACCTGCTGCGGCTGTGCGTGTTCTTCGCACCCGGCCCGATCCCGGTGCGGCTGCTGCGCGACCTGACCATCCGGGACGTGCCCGAGCAGCTCGCCGCGCTGCTGGACGACCCGCTGCTGTGGAACGCGGCGATCGGCAAGCTCACCCAGTGGTCGGTGATCCAGTCCGACCCGCAGGAGATCATCTCCGACGAGTCGCCGGGCTCCACCGAGGTCGTCCAGATGCACCGGCTGGTCTACCAGGCGGTCCGCGCCGACATGGGCGAGCAGGAGCGGGCGACGTACTCCCGCGTGGTGCGCAAGCTGCTGGCCGCCGCCGACCCCGGCCGCCCCACCGACACCCGGCTGTGGCCCCGCTACGCCGAGATCGTCCCGCACCTGGAGGCGTCCGGCGCGCTGGAGAGCACCAACCCGGAGATCCAGGTGACGGTGCTCAACTGCCTCAACTACCTCTACCTGTCGGGGGAGTACCGCACCGGTCTGCGGATCGCCGCGCTCACCGAGGAGGGCTGGAACCGGGCGCTGGAACCCGGCGACCCGCGCCGCTTCGACCTGGCCCACCACCGGGCCAACCTGATGCGCGCCACCGGCGACTACGTGGCCACCGAGGCCCTGGACCGCTCGGTCTACGAGCGGCTGCGCGCCGAACGCGGCAACGACGACCTGCTGTCCATCCGCGCCGCCGGCAGCCTGTCCGCCGACCTGCGCGCGCTGGGCCGCTACGACGAGGCGCTGGAGCTGGCCGACTTCGCCCGCCGGGCGTACGCCCAGCTGGTCGGCGAGAACGACTTCCGCACCCTCAGCGCCCAGAACAACATCGCGCTCGCGCTGCGCCTGCTCGGCCGCTACCAGGAGGCCCTGGAGCTGGACCAGCAGACCATGGAGACCCGGCGCGAGCTCTTCCGCGACCGCAACAACTGGACGCTCAGCTCGGAGAACAGCTACGCCCAGGACCTGCGCCTGCTCGGCCGCTACGAGCAGGCCATCTCGGTCCAGGAGCGCAACTGCGAGGTGCACCGCACGGTGATGGGCGCGGACAACCCGCAGACGCTGCGCGCCGAGCACAACCTCGCGCTGTGCTACCAGCGCGGCGGCGACCGGCCGCGGGCCGGCCTGCTGATGAGCCGGCTGCTGGAGCGCTGCCAGCGGGTGCTCGGCGACACCGAGCCGCTGACCGTGGGCGTCACGGTGACGCTGTCCACCTACGAGCGCGAGCACGGCGACCTCGACCGGGCCCGGGAGCTGGGCGAGTTCGCGCTGCACCACTATCGGTCCCGGTTCGGGGACGCGCACCCGTACACCGCGGGCACCCTCGCCAACCACGGCCTGGTGCTCCGGGCGGCCGGCGAGCGCCAGCAGTCCCAGATCCAGGTCGAGGCCGCGCTGACCGCGATGACCGCGGCGGTCGGCCCGGACCACCCCTGGACGCTGGGCTGCGCGCTGAACGCCGCGGCGGCCCGCAACTTCGCCGGCGACCCGGAGAGCGCGGTCGAGCTGAGCCGGATCACCGCGGACACCGCGGCGGCCACCCTCGGCAAGGACCACCCGCTGACGCTCTCGGCACGGATCGCGCTGGCCACCGACATGCGGAACCTGCGCAGGCGCCAGGAGGCCGACAAGATCGAGGAGGAGACGCTCGCCGCACTGGCCGACCGGCTCGGCGCCCAGCACCCCCACACCGTCTCCGCCCGCGCCCGCACCCGCCCGTACTGGGACTTCGAGCCCTTCACCACCTGA
- a CDS encoding multifunctional oxoglutarate decarboxylase/oxoglutarate dehydrogenase thiamine pyrophosphate-binding subunit/dihydrolipoyllysine-residue succinyltransferase subunit — translation MSPQSPNSSSVSTEQDAPGDGPAAGFGPNEWLVDEIYQQYLQDPNSVDRAWWDFFADYKPDGSAAPAAPAGEGGASGAAKRAVQAAGPAAAQAAAPAAAAPVVPAPQATAPAAPAAPAAATPAPAAAPAQPAAAAQAAPAAQAPAAPAQPAPAKPAAAQPAPAAAPAKPAAKPAAAKPAASGPAEPAATEYVPLRGPAAAVAKNMNASLELPTATSVRAIPVKLLFDNRIVINNHLKRARGGKVSFTHVIGYAMVQALKAMPSMNWHYDEKDGKPTLVKPDHVNLGLAIDLVKPNGDRQLVVAAIKQAETLNFFEFWQAYEDIVRRARSGKLTMDDFTGVTASLTNPGGLGTVHSVPRLMPGQSMILGVGSMDYPAEFQGTSQDTLNKLGISKVMTLTSTYDHRVIQGAASGEFLRIMNQLLLGENDFFDDIFAALRIPYEPVRWRTDIDTGHEDDVTKAARVFELIHSYRVRGHVMADTDPLEYRQRKHPDLDVLEHGLTLWDLEREFAVGGFAGKSLMKLRDILGVLRDSYCRTVGVEFMHIQDPKQRKWIQDRIERPHAKPEREEQLRILRRLNAAEAFETFLQTKYVGQKRFSLEGGESVIPLLDAVLDAAAESRLDEVIIGMAHRGRLNVLANIVGKSYAQIFREFEGNLDPKSMHGSGDVKYHLGAEGTFTGLDGEQIRVSLAANPSHLETVDPVIEGIARAKQDVINKGGTDFTVLPVALHGDAAFAGQGVVAETLNMSQLRGYRTGGTVHVVINNQVGFTAAPESARSSMYSTDVARMIEAPIFHVNGDDPEAVVRVARLAFEFRQAFNKDVVIDLICYRRRGHNESDNPAFTQPLMYDLIDKKRSVRKLYTESLIGRGDITLEEAEQALQDYQGQLEKVFTEVREAASAPAESPSQDNQPQFPVAVPTAVSTEVVKRIAASQVNLPDSFTVHPRLLPQLQRRMAMVEDGTIDWGMGETLAIGSLLLEGTPVRLAGQDSRRGTFGQRHAVLIDRVTGEDYTPLLYLSEDQAHYNVYDSLLSEYAAMGFEYGYSLARPDALVMWEAQFGDFANGASSIIDEYISAAEQKWGQTSGVVLLLPHGYEGQGPDHSSARIERYLQLCAQNNMTVAFPTTPANYFHLLRWQVHNPHHKPLIVFTPKSMLRLKAAASKAEDFTSGQFQPVIGDTSVQPEAVRKVVFCTGKVYYDLVAERERRGAHDVALIRIERLYPLPGAEIQEALAPYTKAQKFVWAQEEPANQGAWPFIALNLIDHLDLVLGAAPDNADRLRRVSRPASSSPAVGSAKRHQAEQEQLVTEVFEI, via the coding sequence GTGTCGCCACAGTCCCCCAATAGCTCTAGTGTCTCGACCGAACAGGACGCGCCGGGCGATGGCCCCGCTGCGGGTTTCGGCCCGAACGAGTGGCTCGTCGACGAGATCTACCAGCAGTACCTCCAGGACCCGAACTCGGTAGACCGAGCCTGGTGGGACTTCTTCGCGGACTACAAGCCGGACGGCTCGGCCGCCCCGGCCGCGCCCGCGGGTGAGGGCGGCGCCTCGGGCGCCGCGAAGCGCGCCGTGCAGGCCGCGGGTCCCGCGGCCGCCCAGGCCGCCGCTCCCGCCGCCGCCGCGCCGGTCGTCCCGGCGCCGCAGGCCACCGCCCCGGCAGCCCCCGCGGCACCGGCCGCCGCCACGCCGGCGCCCGCCGCCGCCCCCGCGCAGCCGGCCGCGGCCGCCCAGGCCGCACCCGCCGCCCAGGCCCCCGCAGCGCCCGCGCAGCCCGCGCCGGCCAAGCCCGCCGCCGCGCAGCCCGCGCCCGCCGCCGCGCCCGCGAAGCCCGCTGCCAAGCCCGCCGCCGCCAAGCCCGCCGCGTCCGGCCCCGCCGAGCCCGCGGCCACCGAGTACGTGCCGCTGCGCGGCCCGGCCGCCGCCGTGGCCAAGAACATGAACGCCTCGCTGGAGCTGCCGACCGCCACCTCGGTCCGCGCGATCCCGGTGAAGCTGCTGTTCGACAACCGCATCGTCATCAACAACCACCTCAAGCGCGCCCGCGGCGGCAAGGTCTCCTTCACCCACGTCATCGGCTACGCGATGGTCCAGGCGCTGAAGGCCATGCCGTCGATGAACTGGCACTACGACGAGAAGGACGGCAAGCCGACGCTGGTCAAGCCCGACCACGTCAACCTGGGCCTGGCCATCGACCTGGTCAAGCCCAACGGCGACCGCCAGCTCGTCGTCGCCGCCATCAAGCAGGCCGAGACGCTGAACTTCTTCGAGTTCTGGCAGGCGTACGAGGACATCGTCCGCCGGGCCCGCAGCGGCAAGCTGACGATGGACGACTTCACCGGCGTCACCGCGTCGCTGACCAACCCCGGGGGCCTGGGCACCGTGCACTCGGTGCCGCGGCTGATGCCCGGCCAGTCGATGATCCTCGGCGTCGGCTCGATGGACTACCCGGCCGAGTTCCAGGGCACCTCCCAGGACACCCTGAACAAGCTGGGCATCTCCAAGGTCATGACGCTGACCAGCACCTACGACCACCGGGTGATCCAGGGCGCCGCCTCCGGCGAGTTCCTGCGGATCATGAACCAGCTGCTGCTCGGCGAGAACGACTTCTTCGACGACATCTTCGCCGCGCTGCGCATCCCCTACGAGCCGGTCCGCTGGCGCACCGACATCGACACCGGCCACGAGGACGACGTCACCAAGGCCGCGCGGGTCTTCGAGCTGATCCACTCCTACCGGGTGCGCGGCCATGTGATGGCCGACACCGACCCGCTGGAGTACCGCCAGCGCAAGCACCCCGACCTGGACGTGCTGGAGCACGGGCTGACCCTGTGGGACCTGGAGCGGGAGTTCGCCGTCGGCGGCTTCGCCGGCAAGTCCCTGATGAAGCTGCGCGACATCCTCGGTGTGCTGCGCGACTCGTACTGCCGCACGGTGGGCGTCGAGTTCATGCACATCCAGGACCCCAAGCAGCGCAAGTGGATCCAGGACCGGATCGAGCGCCCGCACGCCAAGCCCGAGCGCGAGGAGCAGCTGCGCATCCTGCGCCGGCTGAACGCGGCCGAGGCGTTCGAGACCTTCCTGCAGACCAAGTACGTCGGCCAGAAGCGCTTCTCGCTGGAGGGCGGCGAGTCCGTCATCCCGCTGCTGGACGCGGTGCTGGACGCGGCGGCCGAGTCCCGGCTGGACGAGGTCATCATCGGCATGGCCCACCGCGGCCGGCTGAACGTGCTGGCGAACATCGTCGGCAAGTCGTACGCGCAGATCTTCCGCGAGTTCGAGGGCAACCTCGACCCGAAGTCGATGCACGGCTCCGGCGACGTGAAGTACCACCTGGGCGCCGAGGGCACCTTCACCGGTCTGGACGGCGAGCAGATCCGGGTGTCGCTGGCCGCCAACCCCTCGCACCTGGAGACCGTCGACCCGGTCATCGAGGGCATCGCGCGGGCCAAGCAGGACGTGATCAACAAGGGCGGCACCGACTTCACCGTGCTGCCGGTCGCGCTGCACGGCGACGCGGCGTTCGCCGGCCAGGGCGTGGTCGCCGAGACGCTGAACATGTCGCAGCTGCGCGGCTACCGCACCGGCGGCACCGTGCACGTGGTGATCAACAACCAGGTCGGCTTCACCGCCGCCCCGGAGTCCGCGCGGTCCTCGATGTACAGCACCGACGTGGCCCGGATGATCGAGGCGCCGATCTTCCACGTCAACGGCGACGACCCGGAGGCCGTGGTCCGCGTGGCGCGGCTGGCCTTCGAGTTCCGGCAGGCGTTCAACAAGGACGTCGTGATCGACCTGATCTGCTACCGCCGCCGCGGGCACAACGAGTCGGACAACCCGGCGTTCACCCAGCCGCTGATGTACGACCTGATCGACAAGAAGCGCTCGGTGCGCAAGCTCTACACCGAGTCGCTGATCGGCCGCGGCGACATCACCCTGGAGGAGGCCGAGCAGGCCCTGCAGGACTACCAGGGCCAGCTGGAGAAGGTCTTCACCGAGGTGCGCGAGGCGGCGTCGGCGCCGGCCGAGTCGCCCTCGCAGGACAACCAGCCGCAGTTCCCGGTGGCCGTGCCGACCGCGGTCTCCACCGAGGTGGTCAAGCGGATCGCGGCCTCGCAGGTGAACCTCCCCGACTCCTTCACCGTGCACCCCCGGCTGCTGCCGCAGCTGCAGCGGCGGATGGCGATGGTCGAGGACGGCACCATCGACTGGGGCATGGGCGAGACCCTGGCGATCGGCTCGCTGCTGCTGGAGGGCACCCCGGTCCGGCTGGCCGGCCAGGACTCCCGCCGCGGCACCTTCGGCCAGCGGCACGCGGTGCTCATCGACCGGGTCACCGGCGAGGACTACACCCCGCTGCTGTACCTGTCGGAGGACCAGGCCCACTACAACGTCTACGACTCGCTGCTCAGCGAGTACGCGGCGATGGGCTTCGAGTACGGCTACTCGCTGGCCCGCCCCGACGCGCTGGTGATGTGGGAGGCGCAGTTCGGCGACTTCGCCAACGGCGCGTCCTCGATCATCGACGAGTACATCTCGGCGGCCGAGCAGAAGTGGGGCCAGACCTCCGGCGTGGTGCTGCTGCTGCCGCACGGCTACGAGGGCCAGGGCCCGGACCACTCCTCGGCCCGGATCGAGCGCTACCTCCAGCTGTGCGCGCAGAACAACATGACGGTGGCCTTCCCGACCACTCCGGCGAACTACTTCCACCTGCTGCGCTGGCAGGTGCACAACCCGCACCACAAGCCGCTGATCGTCTTCACCCCGAAGTCGATGCTCCGGCTGAAGGCCGCGGCCTCCAAGGCCGAGGACTTCACCAGCGGGCAGTTCCAGCCGGTCATCGGCGACACGTCGGTGCAGCCGGAGGCGGTCCGCAAGGTCGTCTTCTGCACTGGCAAGGTCTACTACGACCTGGTCGCCGAGCGGGAGCGGCGCGGGGCGCACGATGTGGCGCTGATCCGCATCGAGCGGCTCTACCCGCTGCCCGGCGCGGAGATCCAGGAGGCGCTGGCCCCGTACACCAAGGCGCAGAAGTTCGTCTGGGCCCAGGAGGAGCCGGCCAACCAGGGCGCGTGGCCGTTCATCGCGCTCAACCTGATCGACCACCTCGACCTGGTGCTCGGCGCGGCGCCCGACAACGCCGACCGGCTGCGCCGGGTGTCCCGCCCGGCCTCCTCCTCCCCCGCGGTGGGCTCCGCCAAGCGCCACCAGGCCGAGCAGGAGCAGCTGGTCACCGAGGTCTTCGAGATCTGA
- a CDS encoding sensor histidine kinase: MTGWRRRAWEALRPWDPLRSIKAAMQGLVLLSVGITTLLVIVAIHSATEIRVITIFSIIACLLITQIMATGLTAPIREMTAVARAMAGGDYSRRVARVRRDEVGELAETFNRMAADLDAVDRHRKELVANVSHELKTPIAALRAVLENVVDGVSAADPETMRLALRQTERLGKLVGQLLDLSRLDSGAVRLDAKRFEVWPYLSAVLKTASLGMESTKATGSRSRPRADVHLHLDVRPPELTAYADGERLHQVVANLVDNAVKHSPPGGRVTVRARGGPEPGSLDLEVRDEGPGIPEADRGRVFERFHRGSHPGRDGGTGLGLAIARWAVDLHGGRIEVAESPRGCRMHVTLPGRPQLPKQPRTEPAEPAGDPRPSSPGNP, encoded by the coding sequence GTGACCGGGTGGCGGCGCCGGGCGTGGGAGGCGCTGCGGCCGTGGGACCCGCTGCGGTCGATCAAGGCCGCGATGCAGGGCCTGGTGCTGCTCTCGGTGGGCATCACCACACTGCTGGTGATCGTCGCCATCCACTCGGCGACCGAGATCCGCGTCATCACCATCTTCTCGATCATCGCCTGCCTGCTGATCACCCAGATCATGGCGACCGGGCTGACCGCGCCGATCCGGGAGATGACGGCGGTGGCGCGGGCGATGGCCGGCGGCGACTACAGCCGCCGGGTGGCCCGGGTGCGCCGCGACGAGGTCGGCGAGCTGGCCGAGACGTTCAACCGGATGGCGGCCGACCTGGACGCCGTCGACCGGCACCGCAAGGAACTGGTGGCGAATGTCTCACACGAGCTGAAGACGCCGATCGCGGCGCTGCGCGCGGTGCTGGAGAACGTCGTGGACGGGGTGTCCGCGGCGGACCCGGAGACCATGCGGCTGGCGCTGCGGCAGACCGAGCGGCTGGGCAAGCTGGTCGGCCAGCTGCTCGACCTGTCCCGGCTGGACAGCGGCGCGGTGCGACTGGACGCCAAGCGGTTCGAGGTGTGGCCGTACCTGTCGGCGGTGCTGAAGACCGCGAGCCTGGGCATGGAGAGCACCAAGGCCACCGGGTCGCGCTCGCGCCCGCGCGCCGACGTGCACCTGCACCTGGACGTCCGGCCGCCGGAGCTGACCGCGTACGCCGACGGCGAGCGGCTGCACCAGGTGGTCGCCAACCTGGTCGACAACGCGGTCAAGCACAGCCCGCCCGGCGGCCGGGTCACGGTGCGGGCCCGCGGCGGCCCGGAGCCCGGCAGCCTGGACCTGGAGGTGCGCGACGAGGGCCCGGGCATCCCCGAGGCCGACCGCGGCCGGGTCTTCGAGCGCTTCCACCGCGGCTCCCACCCGGGCCGCGACGGCGGTACCGGCCTGGGCCTGGCGATCGCGCGCTGGGCGGTGGACCTGCACGGCGGCCGCATCGAGGTCGCCGAGTCGCCGCGCGGCTGCCGCATGCACGTCACGCTGCCGGGGCGTCCGCAGCTGCCGAAGCAGCCGCGGACGGAACCGGCGGAGCCGGCGGGCGATCCCCGGCCCTCGTCGCCGGGCAACCCATAA
- a CDS encoding response regulator transcription factor: protein MDSTQTAGAQRRVLVVEDDQTIGQAIAARLQAEGFQVRTAGDGPSAVDAAHAWQPDLLVLDVMLPGYDGLEVCRRVQADRPVSVLMLTARDDETDMLVGLGVGADDYMTKPFSMRELAARVHVLLRRVERAAAAAHSPRGASIQLGDLEIDHAQRRVRVRGSDVHLTPTEFELLVCLAQQPRAVLSREQLLAEVWDWADASGTRTVDSHVKALRRKIGAERIRTVHGVGYALETPAP, encoded by the coding sequence GTGGACAGCACGCAGACGGCCGGTGCGCAGCGCCGGGTGCTGGTGGTCGAGGACGACCAGACGATAGGGCAGGCGATCGCCGCCCGGCTGCAGGCCGAGGGGTTCCAGGTGCGGACGGCGGGCGACGGCCCCTCCGCGGTGGACGCGGCCCACGCCTGGCAGCCCGACCTGCTGGTCCTGGACGTGATGCTGCCCGGGTACGACGGCCTGGAGGTCTGCCGCAGGGTGCAGGCCGACCGGCCGGTGTCGGTGCTGATGCTCACCGCCCGTGACGACGAGACGGACATGCTGGTCGGCCTGGGCGTCGGCGCCGACGACTACATGACCAAGCCGTTCTCGATGCGCGAGCTGGCCGCCCGGGTGCACGTGCTGCTGCGCCGGGTGGAGCGGGCCGCGGCGGCCGCGCACAGCCCGCGCGGCGCCAGCATCCAGCTCGGCGACCTGGAGATCGACCACGCCCAGCGCCGGGTCCGGGTCAGGGGCTCCGACGTGCACCTGACGCCGACCGAGTTCGAATTGCTGGTGTGCCTGGCGCAGCAGCCGCGCGCGGTGCTCTCCCGCGAGCAACTGCTGGCCGAGGTGTGGGACTGGGCCGACGCGTCCGGCACCCGCACGGTCGACAGCCACGTCAAGGCCCTGCGGCGGAAGATCGGCGCCGAGCGCATCCGCACCGTGCACGGCGTCGGCTACGCGCTGGAGACGCCCGCCCCGTGA
- a CDS encoding spermidine synthase encodes MPPVPSPAPAPVVLDRREGPYGEVVLRRNGEHYEIIANGCFLMDTSDGRSERLLVDEALAALDAREPGRSGLSVLIGGLGVGFSLARAAAEPRWGEIAVVEREAAVVRWHTAGPLAAYSAHALDDPRVRVVREDLVEWMRAGGRRYHALCLDIDNGPDWTVTENNGSLYSPSGLDACRERLEPGGVLAVWSAQPSAAFEKALREAGFTGVRSTRVPVSRGVPDVVHIGLRG; translated from the coding sequence ATGCCGCCCGTCCCGAGCCCCGCGCCCGCGCCCGTCGTGCTGGACCGGCGGGAGGGGCCGTACGGCGAGGTGGTGCTGCGCAGGAACGGCGAGCACTACGAGATCATCGCCAACGGCTGCTTCCTGATGGACACCTCCGACGGCCGCTCTGAGCGCCTGCTGGTGGACGAGGCGCTGGCCGCGCTGGACGCGCGCGAGCCGGGCAGGTCCGGACTGAGCGTGCTGATCGGCGGCCTCGGCGTGGGCTTCTCGCTGGCCAGGGCGGCGGCCGAGCCGCGCTGGGGCGAGATCGCGGTGGTCGAGCGGGAGGCCGCGGTGGTGCGGTGGCACACCGCGGGGCCGCTGGCGGCGTACTCCGCGCACGCGCTGGACGACCCCCGGGTGCGGGTGGTCCGCGAGGACCTGGTGGAGTGGATGCGGGCCGGCGGACGCCGCTACCACGCCCTGTGCCTGGACATCGACAACGGACCTGACTGGACAGTAACCGAGAACAACGGCAGTCTCTACAGCCCCAGCGGCCTTGACGCCTGCCGGGAGCGGCTCGAACCGGGCGGCGTGCTCGCCGTGTGGTCCGCGCAGCCCTCGGCCGCGTTCGAGAAGGCGCTGCGGGAAGCGGGGTTCACCGGGGTGCGCAGCACGCGCGTCCCGGTCTCGCGCGGGGTGCCCGACGTGGTCCACATCGGCCTCAGGGGCTGA